The DNA segment TTTACCTACTTTTcctaattacgtagttcacagtgagtTCACAGATCCGCTGCGGAGAGACGTagcagctgcgctcgctcgagcGTCGCCGCTCTGCACCACGTgactagtgagtgagtgagtgagtgagtgggtccagcaaaacgcgatgaaAAGcccacccggctaatcccacgacgggacagaccgatctagcctgccggcccgatggcgggcgcgctggacggtcAGGATTTGGTcttcaaagacaggacttcgcaggagcgcgtcccactcttgcTTGGTGAACTTCGAGCCCAAGGACCCGCACTCCCAGAACATGTGAaacaaagtagcaacctcaccacaggccacgcaagaacaattcgggtaAATCtcaggatatatgctgttaaagggacgccggatttgtgtAGGAGTTAGTTTGCAAGAGACTGAGCGTTACCACGTTACTAGGCGAGGGTTTAACAGCTGCTTTGCTGGCGCTTGGtcgctcagtctcgccatggatgaAGGATGCGCCAGTACGAGCTCGTCAACTCTTCGCTGCAGGCGCCAATAAAGACTTTGATGTCCAATAAAACACTCACAGAAGCAAAACTGTGTCCAACTGCGCTTAACAGAGCTTTCGCTCGTGTAACTAAGTTCAAGCCACATTGAATCCCAGCcataaattcttttacttagagagaagggttttcccgccgcgTCACTCCAAGCTAACTAGGCCGCAGGCGTTCAAACTCGGACTCTTGCAAGCTCACttctacccaaatccggcgtcccttaacagcgtACTTAACAGCATAAAAGCATACTGCAGCGGTTACGTAAGTATGACATCAGGAGATTGTgattaaaaacagattggaatagtttgacgctgtcaaagagaacagcagtttacgataggtagcaaggcactggaaatggtaagggaatacatctacttagggcagatagtgaccacggatccggatcatgagactgaaataatcagaagaataagaatgggctggggtgcgtttggcaggcattcccagatcatgagcatcaggttgccattatccctcaagagaaaagtgtataacagctgtgtcttaccagtactgacctacaaggcagaaacctggacgcttacgaaaagggttctacttaaactgaagacgacgcaacgagctatggaaagaagaatgatgagtgtaacgtcaagggggtggggataagaagagagcagattaggtgagagaacaaacgcgggttaatgacatcataactgaaatgatgaaaaagaaatgggcatgggttgGGCATCTAATGAGGAgtggataaccgatggtcattaagggttacggactggattccaaaagaagggaaccgtagcagggggtggcagataggtgggcggatgagattaagaagtttgcagggacaacatggccacaattagcacatgactgaggtagttggagaagtatgggagaagcctttgccctgcagtgggcgtaatcaggctgctgctgctgctgattattattattattattattattattattattattattattattattattattattattattattattattattattattattattattattattattattattattatagggcCTCCAAAGTGATGAGGAACGCCGCCAGTGTCTTTGTTGACGTCGCACTTCGGTGGTACACGAGTCCgaaggaaaaaaattggcagtggcttagctcggctatgccaggatatacgtagcgaaagctaaggcatagcatggttagccttggttaatcttgattgcaagtcgaggttagtctggttgtctagctatgtagtggcgtttagccagtcgttcggcgcgctgttcgtctgtttcctgtgCGATTCggttcctcttcatctcgttccgatgtcgatttcaggcctcctcctgcttatcagaatcgTCACCGTGCATACTGCCGCCTCaagtgtggttgcggcgcacgcgagctctccttttcaatcctccgacatgttatcaggtatgcgacgcagctggcgaagcgagcggagacgAGCGTGGTGTGGCGTCATACGAAACGGCGTCCGCGGAAAGGCGCGGctctgcgcagcggcggaacacctgtggcttggTGCTATTAGTGGCGCATGCACAGTAgcgactagggagcgagagaaagagagagagaaatatccacggcgaggcgcgcgttgtgacgtcatgtgcctcctcggagcaccgctacggcgaaatcgcaagttcgcggccagtaaagcttccgCTTTGACAAAGAACGTCGGAGTTTGTCAGCGCATAAAGACAATATTATTAGATAGATTGATTTTCGCGTTTACTGGCGTCCGTTCAGCTTAGACCAGTGTGGACTACATGTGCCACGGTGTGCTATACGTGCGCACAGCTGCTCAGCTGGAACGATATTATGGGTGCGCAAAAATACATCGTGCCAACAGCACTCGCCAAAACGCTGCACTGGCTCCGGTGTTAGTGCCGCTCGAGCGAAGTGTCACGGTGCCGTCCCCTCGGTATCGTCGCTTTAGACAATGCGACCGTGCCGGCGCCAACGGCCAGGGTGCTATAACACGCCCCGAGCGTGCATCTAATTTATGTTCTAATAATAATGTTGTGGTTGCATGCTCCATGGACGGAACTTTACAAGTTCTAGTGCATCACAAAAAAATGTTCGAGGCGGTCCGGGGTAAATGCTGCGTCTTTGTCGTCGTTTTGCCCCATATGTGTTATACAGAGGCGGAATGCCTATTTTGATTAAATTTTCTGCAGTCTGTGTAGCACGTATTATGTGCTTTTCGCGAAGTGTAGAGGTTTGCGTAAAAAAAATGTGAGCGTTGCCAAAATGACTGGCATTATTTTGTGTGTGGCGAGTGCGTGATCATTGTGTCGTTTCATAATTGGGTGCAGAAGGCAGCAGATGCTTGTTTCAACGCTTCTATTTCTGTTCTCCATTGAGGATGATAACCTTAGTTCTCATTTTTACCCCCTTTGCCTCATTATGTCCAGCCTACCTTCTTGTGtttctacaataaaaaaaaaatgcagatggtCGCATTGCCTTTCGAATCATGTATACCTATTTTCTTAGGCAccacttttttgtttttgcagggAAGATGAAAGCGGTGTCAAGAATATCTATGATTTTCTCAGCTACATTTCTTTTACATTGCACTAGCTGGACGTTTATTTACGATGGCTGTTGCTATGTTCTACCGGCCAGCGGCCGGTAGCTGCGAGATGGAAACCAGACCGACATAGCCGGGTAAAAATATGGCAATTTATTTCCGATTCGGGAATATATAGAAATAAAagcgagagaaagaagaaaagagggacCGTGGGCGCGCGAACCGAGAGGGGTCACTTGGTCTAGACTTGTTATCTGCAACATTAAGCTTGACCAAAGTTTATTTTAGACCGGGACCACATGGTGTATTAAACTACATGCAATACTTTGTCTTCACTAAGATCTATTTCACCTCGATTACTGCGCTTTCGAATTTCCAACTGACGCCTATGACGATCTGGAAACTTTGAACCTCGCAAGGCGACGTAATTGTCTGTATTCTCgaattttgttgttcttttttgtcaAAAATAGAGTGATTATGATTGCTGCGGCCTTATTAGGTACTATGTCCACCCGGACAACCGATCTACAGCTGTTCTTGCAAACCAGTCAAATGTAAGCGATTTGCTTTCTGGCTACAGGTCCAGCTGTTCCCCGTTCCCCACTACCGCGTTAACCGCGAGATGTAAAGACACAAGTTCGAATCGGAACGATCAAAAAGACTTTATTTGGTAGCTCATGCACGTGGTCAGTTTCATGTAGCACCAGATACTCAAATGCCTTTCAGAAACAATGCACACTTTTAACTTGCTCGACTTGTGCGTACTGTCCCGCCTTGCACGAAATAAAACCTGCCACGGAAAGAGATAAATGCCTCGttggctaaaaaaagaaagaaatgctaaCGTGACAAAAGCAGATCACAGCTGGGTAAACTGTGAGCTCCGCAAAATCAAGCTAGCCCCTTCACACGTTTAGTCAGCATGAATAGGCAATGTACCATCGCCTAGAAGCCTGCTCAGCGCGTCTCGGCGATCGTCAATTCCCATCGCGAGATTATAATTATGGGAAAAATATGGCTTTTGATTTGAGCAGTAAAGGACATTTAATTTCAAGGACAACACAAGTAAAGGCAGACTCTTTGACAGTTCTAGAATTAGTAAAAGACTAGCACGACACATTTGCGTGAAACAGCGCTCAGCTCGATCCACTTCGTAGAGCGGAGAGCTTCAAAAATCATTGCTGTCGTAATTAACAGCGTGAGCATGCACTCTCTCGAATCGCATGACCAAACATTGTTATATCACATGATTGCGCGAAGCGTCTTTGACATTATGGGGTGTGGTGGACTGGCTCAATGTTCACTCAAATTCGCTGAAACTTCTCTTTACGTCTCTCTCAGAAGCTAATTTCTGAGGAACATAATGCTTTCCTACACGAAGACCTAATGCAGTGTGTCTGAAAAAAACTACAATCTCAAAAAAACAAAATTGTCTTCGTCGAAACTAGAAGAGTAAGCTTCAAGTTGACATTGAACAGAAATGTCGAAACAAGTTAGATGTAAAGATTCGACATAGTTAGAACCGAGGATGGGTCTGTCTCTCTTACCATGACCTCTGTAAAATAGAAAGAGCGCTATAAcaaaacaaggggggggggggggggcgtaggctTCGGAACATCACCTTTGGATTCATGTAGCAAATCCTCGCGACGTCATAGCTTCCAGCAGCGTCTTTTGTGTACTCCGTTGATTTACCAATATGTATTTGAGTAACGTAGTGTAATCACTGCGTTCAAAAGTGAATTAAAACTCAGCCTGGTGACATTTCTGGACTTCTCTGGACTTCTCCACCACAAGACGAGTTTTCGCAACATATGCTGATTAAAACAGTGGGAAATCCGCGAGGACAAAGTGACGTCACCGCTACTGTATTTCAGGCCCAAAAATCGGAAAGAGACAGTTGCCCTCAATTTTCTCTGCCAATAATCGGCGTTTTTCCACCGAAGAACCGACGTATAGATTCTTACAAATACGCACGCACTAGACGCACGCGACTTCAGCTTCAGGGGCGTTTGAGAGCAATCTCGACTGGGCAGTCTTGCGTATGCGTCAGGCCTTCGGCAGTTCCGTGGTGGCGATGGCTCGACCCAGGAGCGGCGCGTACTCTTCGTGCATGAGGGCGTCCAACTCCCTGGCCACATTCGTGCGCACGTGGTGCTTGAAGCCCCTGTCGCGGTCCTCGTTGAGGCTCAGGTTGGCGCCGTGGGCGACGTCCAGACTGACGTAGTCGATGAGGAACGTGCGCAGTATGGCCTCCTTGCCCGGCGCGGCCGTCGCCTCGACGCGGGCCGTTCCGGTGCGGACCACCACGTTCACCGGGACGGCCTTGATGGTGCCGGCCAGCTCGTCTCCTTTTGTCTGCAAAAAGCCACAATGTCGCCCAAGGTGTTGAACACGGTATATTTATTTGCTGCTTCTCGCAGAAGTAATGTTGTCCGTTtttgagatagagagagagaaagagagagaaagagagagagagaaagagagagagagaggaaagagaaaTGAAGGAAGCTTAAGAGGTTGCGTCGCGTTGGTGGCTACGCTGCACTGTAAATAgagaagcgataagaaaagagcgctCAAGCTAGACAAGGGGAACAGACAGCACATATTTGCATAGACAAGGAATGATGCCGCCCCACTCAACGACGTCGGGAAAAAACAAAATAACGACACTACTTCCACGAAGTGAACCCGTATTTTGCGTGGGAGtgcttcctctcatttctaccgCCATTGTTTATTTAATTACTCTATTATTTATATAATCGTATAGTTTATCGTATAGTTTGTTCTCGTTCACGTTAACTCCGGCACGGCAATGGGCAGGACGGGAAGCTCGTCTTGTCGCTAGTCGAGCTGCTTGCTCTTCGGGGTCTCCTGGGCAAGTGTACACCCCGAGTGTATGTCTTGCCGAGCACGTTCGGCCCGGGCTTGGCGTTTAGCGACAACTTCGGCTCGCCCCCATCTCGGTCCTTTTTTCCCGTCGTTCAGCTGCAACATAACGAGAAGGACCCTCTCCGTTCACGCTACACGGTGATGAACCACCGACTGCTTCTTCCAAGCGCCGATACAGAACTGATGACGTGCCTCTCCGAGCGCCGAGATATGGCGCTGAAGCCAACCGCTCCGCAACGCGCTACCTGTGCGAGTTGGAACTGCGCCATCTGTGCTGATGACGTCATCCGCAGCGCCACTCGGCTATTCTTATGTAGGCAACCATCCGCCGTGACAGTTGCGCCGCTTATCTCATACTTGGCGCTGTGCCAACACTTATCGCCGAGCTTCATGCACACGCATCGCGAATCTTCAAAGTGGGACATATACGCTCACGCGTAAAACTTAATCGATCCCAGAAAATGCAGAAATGCATTCAAATCTTTACTAGCCGACTGGTGGCGAGGGGCGATGTCGCTGCTAAGTTAATCACCTTAAGTTAAGAATAATGTGAGTATGCTGCTAGTGCCATGTTAGTCGACTTATATATTTttcacctggggccctataacgtaaaactattccaatgtgtttttattccaatctcctgacgtcaaatttgcgtaaccgccgacgcaagcatcgggtgtcACCCGCcgggttctctgaacagaccaatcaaacgctctcctcgttcataggaggtcacttttgtttgtttgaaaaacaaataacattgcctacactgagcggtttgtgttatctaattggctcacaagaggcgaggagcacgctaaagtggagaggcattcaatagggccgagccactgcactgaaaatcgataacgggatgaagagggtggtgccggcgcctgcgattgatccgctttcctttacttagcttgcggtggctcgtcgacaatcgcggcggcatgcaacggaagcttaaggatgacgctaaaacggatcctcagcaaaggagagttgacagaacgaggtcgtaaacgggccgaaagttctcgaaaatgttacacggccaggtagaaagttttattacacgcaaataaacccatgctcttcgagaggtgcgagtagccagtgcctgagcgatcggcggcagccatcttctattcctttcggaacggggcagcctgcggctattcagaagaaaattcagttttgttcggcataataatgcatctttatcgcgtgcacgtcactttgacgcagtgagtttttgcggttttgagacgtcgcgtgagaggccggtgaggtgggcgcagcccgaaaacttttgaccaatggccgagggctaatggcgaaaaggcgtcgaatcagaaataactatttttcttttgttcggtcaaatcatgcataatccgtgtgtacacgttatatcagatggggagctatcgcggttttcgtgacgtcgcgtgacagacaggtgaaagggtggtggtccaaaaagtttttgaccaatcgcggaaggctgattgcaaaattggaatagaaaagtttggagtagttttacgttatagcgcccatgtctACCTTATTTGGGGTTTCGCTTTACTTTTCCTTGAAAGGCTAAATTGAAGCCAATAAACGTCTGTTTAACTTACGTGTCACAGATACAgtaagctgtgtcttaccattactcacgtacggggcagaaacctggaggcttacgaaaagggttctacttaaattgaggacgacgcaacgagctatggaaagaaaaatgatgggtgtaacgttaagggaaagaAAGGAGCATTGGGTGAGGGActaaacacgagttaatgacatcttagttgaaatcaagaaaaaaaaatgggcataggcaggacatgtaatgagaagggaagataaccgatggtcattaagggttacgggctggattccaaaggaagggaagcgtagcagggggcggcagaaagttaggtgggcggaggagattaagaagtttgcagggacaacatggccacaattagtacatgaccggggtagttggagaagtatgggagaggcctttgtcttgcagtgggcgtaaccaggcagatcaatgatgatgatgatgataacttaCGCTACTAAGATGCTACGTTTAAACAAAAGAAACCATAAGGAGGTTTGAAAGCCTCATCTCCCATTCTGGACTGATAGAGAATGTGACCTTGACGTTCCTTTAACACATGCGGGGGCGAAAAAAAATGCGTGCACTAACTATTTTTGCAACGACGCAAGAGGACAAACGGCAAATGCACCCGCGAAGTGCCACTGCTGACTCACCACGGCGACGAAGCTGGCCGTGATGCCACTGAAGTCGAGCGTGCAGCTGACGCTAGTGTTGCGGCCCACGTGAGTTGGCTTGTCGCAGTCCCCCAAGCGCCGGATGCCCGTGTCGAACCCGCGGAATACGCCCGCGGTCATGTTCACCTTCAAATCCCGGTTCGTGAAGCCCGTCTTCAACACCTATAGGA comes from the Dermacentor variabilis isolate Ectoservices chromosome 2, ASM5094787v1, whole genome shotgun sequence genome and includes:
- the LOC142572582 gene encoding salivary anticoagulant protein P23-like: MLRLLAFCLAVVVASSQRSSTTTERYEDTLYKFLDLLEDDDPSRVPGAPVFPGPRNTYRPSLPRVPPPVPPRRIFRPARPIPRVSSPSLPGGTIRDANAYMDTIVQQKMLRLLKATPRLYPSAVIPFFKFKVLKTGFTNRDLKVNMTAGVFRGFDTGIRRLGDCDKPTHVGRNTSVSCTLDFSGITASFVAVTKGDELAGTIKAVPVNVVVRTGTARVEATAAPGKEAILRTFLIDYVSLDVAHGANLSLNEDRDRGFKHHVRTNVARELDALMHEEYAPLLGRAIATTELPKA